In Shewanella sp. MR-4, the genomic stretch GAGTCGTGATGAGTTATCACTGCCGCTAGGTAAAAGTTCAACCTCGAAATGGCGCCCTCGATTGAGGGCGTCATTTTTTTATGCGTTAAAAGTTAAGTTCCTTCCAAGGTTTCCATCGAGCGATTGCCTCGAAGTTAGCCCTTCTTCCCTCATTTTTATGCCTTTTATTTCATGCTGTACGCAAAATAAACTTATTTTGAACGTTGTTTTTTATTTTTGAGACTGTTAATCTCACTGCATTCAACAGGGAGTGAGACCTATGGCGAGACGCAAAGAACATAGTCATGATGAGATTCGTGCTATGGCAGTAGAGGCGGCAATGGCATTGCTGCAACAGCAAGGGACACAAGAACTGAGTTTACGCAAGATTGCTAGCCAGATTGGCTATGTGCCGAGTACCTTAATCAATATCTTTGGTAGTTATAACTACCTACTGTTAGCCGTTTCTGAGGCAACGTTGCAGGCGCTGATGCACCAGCTCTCCGAGGTAAATGCTGAGAATAGTCGCAATCAAATCATTAGCATGGCGCAAAAATACGCTGAGTTTGCCCATGCACAGCGCCAATGTTTTAAGTTGGTATTTGAACTGCAGTTACTCGACAGTGAACCTTTGCCCGAATCCCAAGGCCAACTTATCGCAGGCTTATTCAGTTTAATTGAACGTGAGTTAGCCTTGTTGTTCCCCAATAAGACGGCTGCACAGCAACTCCAAATGAGCCGAGTACTCTGGGGCGGCATCCACGGCCTCACCGCCTTATCACTGGATAATAAATTGTTTGCCGATACGGCATCTTTACCCGCTTTGTTAGAAAGTCATGTGACAGGATATTTACAGGGAATGGGTTATCAGAGGGAAGCATCATGCTGCTAACAAAACGTTTTTTACCGTATTTTGCAACCCAATGCCTTGGGGCGCTTAACGACAATATCTATAAAAATGTGTTGTTGCTGCTGGTTACCTTCAGCCAAGTCAACGATTTACCTATTAGTGTCGACATGTTT encodes the following:
- a CDS encoding TetR/AcrR family transcriptional regulator, translating into MARRKEHSHDEIRAMAVEAAMALLQQQGTQELSLRKIASQIGYVPSTLINIFGSYNYLLLAVSEATLQALMHQLSEVNAENSRNQIISMAQKYAEFAHAQRQCFKLVFELQLLDSEPLPESQGQLIAGLFSLIERELALLFPNKTAAQQLQMSRVLWGGIHGLTALSLDNKLFADTASLPALLESHVTGYLQGMGYQREASCC